Genomic DNA from Melospiza georgiana isolate bMelGeo1 chromosome 3, bMelGeo1.pri, whole genome shotgun sequence:
gccccgcgcTTCCCAGGACGCGGCGCCTGCCGGGATCTGCCGCCCCTGCTGCATGCGGGGAGGCGCCGGCTTGAGGGGGCGGCCCGGCCGCTGCCCGCCCGGCTCGGACTGAGCCCCCGCTTTCGGCTCGGCCGGCGGCTCCCGCCCCCTTGAGCTGCAAGGTGAGATCGGAGCCCGGCTGTCCGCGGCGCCATGGACAGCTTCCTGGAGGATTATGAGGAGGCGCCGGCGGTGGTAGTGGggggaaagagaaggaggaggaagaggagcccCGCCACTCAGGCGGCCTTGCATCCGCTCCTGCACCTGCCCTTCCTGCCGCCGCAGCCGGGTAAGGGCTGAGCGTTTGTGCGTTCTCTTTGTGAACTCCTTCGTGCTGCCCTGGCAATGGTGGCAGAGTTTCAGCTTCTATCCGCCAAATCGTCTGCTAGCGCCGGGAAAGAGGTTTGAAATAACCGTAGTTGTTTTGTGAGCCGGCGGTGTGCCCTTGCGGGCCCATGGTATCATCGGgatgagcagtgccagcaggtcCAGGGAGGTGATCGTGCCCCTCTACTtagccctggtgaggcacatctggagtgtTGTGCCCATTTCTGGGCTCCTCAAGGCAGGAGAAACATGGATGATTCGGGGTCTGGAGCACCTCTTAGGagagactgagggagctgggcctctCTAGTGTGAAGATCGAGAGGGGATTTCATTAATGCAGGTAAATATTTCAAAGACAAGTGCTGAGGGGATGATGCCAGacttttcagtggtgcccagcagcaggacatggtGCAGTGGCCATAAACTAAAGCACAAGAAGTTTCACCTCAGCATGAAGGAGATCTTTAcattgagggtggcagagcactggaacagctgcccatGGAgtttgtggagtctccctctctggagacttTTTCACATCCCACCTGGACAccttcctgtgtcacctgctccaggtgactctgccttggcagctgGTTGGACTGGATAATTTCCAGAGGTCCCTTCTAACTCTGATGGTTCTGTGATTACCTGACTTAGCCATTGTTTGATGGCTAAGTCCTCTGCCTACAGCATCCAGATAGGAGATGTCTTGGTGAGCTCTTCATGTGCCTTGCAGGTGGCTTTTTCTGGATGAGAATTGTAGGGTCATACAGCTATGAGCTTTAAACACACTTCATAGGAATGAAGTTTCAGTTTCATGCTGGTTTTGGAATAAATTGAACTACTATTGATGTAAAAAGATCAAGAGGCCTCTTTGCAGCCTTGTACTCAAATGAGAATAGTTCTCTATGTTTATCTTTGTGGGAATTGTTTAGCCTTTGGTACTGGAACAGTCTGTTTGTTTGTGTGCATGCAAATATGGCAGCACTGTGGCATCACAGACTTGGGTGATGACTAATAAGTGAAGAGAGTAGTCCCCAAAACATGACAAAATGTACTGTGAAGTTATCAAAGCACCATGGCTCCCTGATTCTAGTAGGGCAGTAGTGTAACATAATTGGCTATTCAATGTTTCAAGTGAATGGAAATTTCAAGCACAGCTATGTGCTGCTTATGGAAAATGTCATTCCATATCACAGCTAGTCCCATAGTCTTGCTTCCCTGTTTATCTTCCAAACCACAGAGCTTAATATGACTTTCTGTAGTGTCCGTACAAGAAAGATGCTGAAAGGGAGAGCATGTGGCTATCTGAATAAGGGCTGTGACTGCTGTGGGCTCTGttgattattttttgtttatttggttgggtttttttgttgtttactTAGTATCTTCCAATGAACACAAGTTAAACTTCAAGAAGAGCAAGGAAGCATGTTTAAGTTACATTCAGGATGCCTTGCTCCAAAAGCAGTGGAAAAGGGCTGCAGAGTTCCTGACCTGCTATGTTGAGTCACTAGAGAAGGACTATTCCAGAGAACACATAGGTCCATCAGAGGTAAGCCCATCTTCCTTATCCGAGTTCTTTTGCTGTTGAAAAAATACTTGCAAAGCAGCATCCCTATACTTCAGGACTAACATCTGTCTTAATTAGCTAATCAcaggcttgatttttttttttttaatagatccTTGTCACAACAGAAGAAGACTTGGCTTGGTATAAGTTCACTCCATCAGCAGTGTATCTATGAAAAATCAAAGTAGTCCTCTGAAATGGGAAAGCAATAAACGTGTTTAATTCTGGCATGTCGTCAGTCAGAATCTGTTTGCAAATTGGTGTCTTATTTAGGTTGTTACCAGCTTTTCCAGTAGCTGCAAAACTCCTTGTAGGTGTTTAGATGGAAGCAGGTGGAAAGAAAAGGATCAGAGTTTTAAATAAATGGAGTATTTGAGTATGGCTAGCTTGCAGACTTTGGAAACAAGGTGCATGCAGTTGGGGAGCTACATCAAATTAGAAATAATCTTTGCTATTAAGTTCAACGAGTTTTGTATACCTGATGTCTTAGTGGGATCATGTCAAAAAAGAACATAACTTTTCAGTGAGGAGAGGAGGAACCCTCTGGCATACAGTTTTCATAAACTCATCTTGAGTGTTGCATTTATATTGAGCAATTCTGAACCACTGAATGACTCTAAAAGTCCTACTGGATGAGTAGGTAGGTTACTATAGGAGTAGATAATGCTTTGtagtattttttatttgcagctCAAATGTACATTTTTCATGTCCTACAGTAACTATAAGTTTAGTAAGACTGTATGTGATGTCTGTTGCCATTTTTGTACTAAGgttggttttgattttctttctccctgATAACAGATGATTTGGAGAATAGGAACTGAAATTTTGTGGCGTCATTCCCAAAGCAGGATGAAAGAGTTCAACTGTTTCATGGAACAGATGAAAACTTTAGGAGTAAAAAGGTACTTGAAGGTGAGTGTACTTAAAGCAGCCCTGATGATTTTTCACAGTTGTCTGAACACTTACTTGAATATTAATTTCCAGATCTCTTTTGAAATATACTACTGACATTTAGTGTCAATAAAACTCAAACCCAACATTTGAATTACCAATTGCATGATATTTGGAGGTCATTTTATACCTAACCTTATCTCATTTGGTCTGTATATTTGATCACAGATGTATGTTCTCAGTCCTTAGAAGTGCTTAaaaatcctttaattttttaatttgaatttgaaCCAGTCAAATTCATTTTCATGCATGTCCTAATGACATGTAAATACAGGTAATTGCCTGccaagttttattttcagtctttaATTTGACCACAGTGCTGCTGACTAAACATTTGTACTTAAATTTTGCCTCATTACCCTCTCACATTTTGAGTAGCTAATCTGATTATAAAACTGTATGTTGTGcacacctgtgtcacacagctgtgggggttttttaatgtttttttttttccctctggtgGCTCATTCAAACCTATATTGTTGGTTTCCTTGGCTGTTGCACACTTGGAATGGTGcttcttttattctctttttaaagGTCTTCAAAAGAAGTTCCATACAAGGGTTTTCTGGAGCTAACTGTAGGTTTAGTCTTTTATCTTATTATGCCAAATCAACATGGTAGGGTGGAAGGACATTCCTCTTTCAGGTGCTCTGAATAATAAGCaaatgcagctcagctgggttTCCTCAGGTAATTTTTAGATTTTCTAAAATAGGTACAGCACATGTTAAAGACAAGCAGGTTTTTGAGACaacacaaataatttaaattcttcATTACTTATCTTGGCAATATTTTTTATGCATGTCAGCAAGTCTCCTCTTTCTCTGCACATGTGTGTAGAACTTTGCTGTATTGCTTAGAATCTTTACATTTGAGTGTGGAATGCTGTGTTTTGGACTGTTTGGGTTGTAGGTCTGCTTGGAGCATGTCTTCCATCTCCTCTGTAATGGGCAAATAGATGAAGCCTACCAGAACCTGTCCCTGGCAGAAAGCTGGAGGTTTGGAGAGCAAACAGCCATTCAGGATAAGGAAATTAAGCTGATTCAGGCTTACAGGGGACTCTTGGACTACTGTAGCTGGTCTAAGCAGAAGAAAATCCTGTTAGAACATGGTAAGTGCTTTTTGGATTGAAATGTAGCTTCAGCTTGCTCATGCAGATGCCATGGTTTGCAATGACGCCTTTTCCTTTACCAGACTTCAGTGTGTGATGGTGTGGCTGGTACAGAATTCTATATCAGCAGTGATGGTAGTGCCAAAATAGCACTTTCTGAAGTGCCCTGAATTGCTGTTCTGAAACTCTCTCCCCATGTCCAGCCAGCATCACCTAAAATAATGATCAAAGGAATGCATTCCCTTGATGCAGTGGTTTAATAAGTGTGCAAGTGCATGATTGCTGCTGGAATGTTGAGTGATAGCAAAACCCTTAACACTTGTGTTTGAATTTCAGTTTCCTTAAAGATGTGGAAGTTGCTACATGTGTCACATCTGGTTCTATATATACCTACTGGCAGTGTTTTATCACTTGCACTAGATCTTTGTTTCTCTGAAAACCAGATGTTGAATTTGGCTTATGCACCTTGTGCTGGTAGCATCTTCTCTTGGCGTCCTACTCATTGTGCTCCATAAGTTGAAATTGATTATAAATTTGAATGAGGAACAGTGAAAATGTCTTGTTTCAGTACTGAGGAGTCTTTTCTTAAAAGCTGTCTGGCTGAAGTCCTTGCTTAGCAAAATGTGATCACCCCTAAGGTGCAGCACTTCAAGATCCCTGTGCTTGGCAGTGTTAATAACTTTGTGACcttcttttgtgttttggtaGGTGAGGATGGATTTGCAGACTTGGCTGTTGAGCAGGAAATGCACAGTTACTTCCGGAAGGCAGCAGTGAACTTGAAGGAGATTATTAAAATACCTGGAATTTGGGATGTCTTTGTGAAATGCTATGTGGATGTAAGGGCATGTTTTACAGATGGCTTTCATTTGTGTTTCCCTGTCTAATTTTCATTAAGATGCCCATATGCAGATTATTTTCTCTGTGAGTGAAAACAAAGTATTTCAAACGCAACACATTTGTGTGTGCACATCACAGGCTTTGATGTAGAGCACAGCGTACTCCTGGTAGAGCTGCAGAGACTGAGCACAGTACAAAATGAACTTTTATCTGTTCATTGTCAAGAAAAAGAAGTAGACAGACAGCTtacatgttttgtttttgtggggcTGCAAAAATTGGAGCATAACTGCTTTAGTTCAAATTCCTGAAAACACTTTGATTTTTGGCAGGGCAGTGTTTTCTCTGGATAGATGAAATGTAGAGATGCCAAATATGCATCCTCTCTGTTCTGGTTTAGGTTTTTAAATACCTGTTTAGGATTTGTAACCAAGAATTAGTAATTTTTAAGAGATCTTTTACTTTTTGTGAACACTGATAAGATCTGACTTCTCTAAGCatgtgtcttggtttggaaagacaagagtctgctaaggaaggcaagAGCCTCCGCTGAAATGGAAAGTGTAAACTCCTCTCTGAATTGTtataaattcaaaattaaagggggttctcaggcaaagatatgggagcaggaataacagttctttattagggaagataataaaaataaaataaacaatgtgGTAAatcaaaacaacactgacagagtgagaatacaacctgacaccctgtgggtcagggtgttggtagcagtccagttggaattgtggctgcagtcctggagTAGCAGAtatggttctgttggagcagtgatcctgtagcAGGGTGTAGTCTTCTTCTGAAGATTGGaagtggaagaggcagctgttcctctgggaatccagtgaaAGGCTGTTCTGCTGTCCCAGAATCTCAGATTATATCTAgttaggaatgcttggctcctccctctgggcggagcatctcacaatgctgtaattttatcagtcatgcagtgacagtcaatggcccattaacagatGATATCTCTCTGGAGGGAGGGtgggttgtggaagagataaggaaaactgcctaattaacagaagataactgccacACCTTGAACACATGACAAATAGAATACACATTGCTTGGCAATCTAGGACGTTTTAAGAATTTTCCTTGGTGCTGGCATCTGCCAAGTTCTGTCTCTAGAGATATGGCAGGTGCCTTCAGCATCTCTTTCCAGTGAGCAAGGGATGATAATCCTTTGACAATTAAGTAGGTGTTAAGGCATTTTCTCCCAGAGTAGGTTCTATGTGTGAATTCTTGTCTCTCTGTCCCGAGAGTAGCCAGTAAAATTAAGATGGGCAGGTATGTAATTATCTAATATGCATTATCTAATACACTGCACTCTTATATACAGACTGTGCTACTGGATGGCTCTGTGGCAGTTTAGAATTAATTCTAAGAGTTTGGTTCCCTGTATCTGCCAAACTAATGACAGACTTAACTTCCAGTTGCTGGAGTTCTATGGAGAGCACAATGAGGCCCGCCAAGTGTTAAATGAATATGCCTACAACTCAAAGTTCCCTGCTAACCCCAATGCCCATGTCTACCTCTATCAGTTCCTCAAGAGGCAGGGTGAATCAAAGAAATCCCTCATA
This window encodes:
- the TAF1A gene encoding TATA box-binding protein-associated factor RNA polymerase I subunit A isoform X1, coding for MDSFLEDYEEAPAVVVGGKRRRRKRSPATQAALHPLLHLPFLPPQPVSSNEHKLNFKKSKEACLSYIQDALLQKQWKRAAEFLTCYVESLEKDYSREHIGPSEMIWRIGTEILWRHSQSRMKEFNCFMEQMKTLGVKRYLKVCLEHVFHLLCNGQIDEAYQNLSLAESWRFGEQTAIQDKEIKLIQAYRGLLDYCSWSKQKKILLEHGEDGFADLAVEQEMHSYFRKAAVNLKEIIKIPGIWDVFVKCYVDLLEFYGEHNEARQVLNEYAYNSKFPANPNAHVYLYQFLKRQGESKKSLISALKILHDIVPSHELMIDFNTMLQKSKKRKKCQLGLEVIFAALDYAGWKENAKAWSCLARQVKQIVITEKHLDWIQQEWNSRKDWWPDFHFSHYLAKRNWQENKSLSHEKALVAGILLGKDCKYFKYVSHQGCKARLKRFRMLKKFVTRHNPVYLRISGPPDCSVQP
- the TAF1A gene encoding TATA box-binding protein-associated factor RNA polymerase I subunit A isoform X3 codes for the protein MIWRIGTEILWRHSQSRMKEFNCFMEQMKTLGVKRYLKVCLEHVFHLLCNGQIDEAYQNLSLAESWRFGEQTAIQDKEIKLIQAYRGLLDYCSWSKQKKILLEHGEDGFADLAVEQEMHSYFRKAAVNLKEIIKIPGIWDVFVKCYVDLLEFYGEHNEARQVLNEYAYNSKFPANPNAHVYLYQFLKRQGESKKSLISALKILHDIVPSHELMIDFNTMLQKSKKRKKCQLGLEVIFAALDYAGWKENAKAWSCLARQVKQIVITEKHLDWIQQEWNSRKDWWPDFHFSHYLAKRNWQENKSLSHEKALVAGILLGKDCKYFKYVSHQGCKARLKRFRMLKKFVTRHNPVYLRISGPPDCSVQP
- the TAF1A gene encoding TATA box-binding protein-associated factor RNA polymerase I subunit A isoform X2 yields the protein MDSFLEDYEEAPAVVVGGKRRRRKRSPATQAALHPLLHLPFLPPQPVSSNEHKLNFKKSKEACLSYIQDALLQKQWKRAAEFLTCYVESLEKDYSREHIGPSEMIWRIGTEILWRHSQSRMKEFNCFMEQMKTLGVKRYLKVCLEHVFHLLCNGQIDEAYQNLSLAESWRFGEQTAIQDKEIKLIQAYRGLLDYCSWSKQKKILLEHGEDGFADLAVEQEMHSYFRKAAVNLKEIIKIPGIWDVFVKCYVDLLEFYGEHNEARQVLNEYAYNSKFPANPNAHVYLYQFLKRQGESKKSLISALKILHDIVPSHELMIDFNTMLQKSTSSFSREKKKVSTGTRSYFCSLGLCWLERKCKSMELFGKTGETNCNHREAS